Proteins encoded by one window of Hippoglossus hippoglossus isolate fHipHip1 chromosome 15, fHipHip1.pri, whole genome shotgun sequence:
- the gdf10a gene encoding growth/differentiation factor 10, translating into MPSHLLLLMLSCFLGAASVRDMKGGAWSSRDSGSLRSSSDPFSDGVDQDMVSQHMSKLYEKYNRENRLKEGNTVRSVRASQDSSDHRAAYRLNLTTLQDSEVILSATFHFLLERRPHQKPWFCKRFESPSCRSSVVNPSPSISLLFRSVSSGSEVTSGSMGSLLGNVTFHPHRRGVWQMKDVTQVIKEARDKGHLLVSVELDLGQHHQRKSEEVLSAGSLPYLLVYANDQALEEPNSVAASLQRYDPSNEGGERSHSSQLPHRPNSSPESKGRVRRQATLPTDPIQNNVLPEVDYRPDGYRKEDLWESTWYLKPKPKSGRKEEKRKSQDEEVEGGGAHDREEPQVLKEEERTSHNGLKADDSTVKIDKNGHTRTIGDGRKHERRNEGKDVKKHRGRSNAQSPVLSFDEQTMRNARRRQWGNGQHRGCSRRNLRVDFADIGWSEWVIAPKAFEAYYCAGTCGFPMPKVARPSNHATIQSIVRAVGIIPGVPEPCCVPEKMNPLAVLYQDESRNPVLKVYPNMSIQSCSCR; encoded by the exons ATGCCCTCGCACCTGCTCCTGTTGATGTTGAGCTGTTTCTTGGGTGCAGCGTCGGTTAGGGACATGAAGGGGGGCGCCTGGAGCTCACGGGACAGCGGCTCTCTCCGGTCCTCGTCGGACCCGTTCTCAGATGGCGTGGATCAGGACATGGTCTCCCAGCACATGTCCAAACTGTACGAGAAATACAACAGGGAAAACCGCCTCAAGGAGGGAAACACAGTCAGGAGTGTCAGAGCCAGCCAAG ACTCCTCTGACCACAGGGCGGCGTATCGATTAAACCTCACAACCCTCCAGGATTCAGAGGTCATCCTTTCTGCCACATTCCACTTCCTGCTCGAGCGGCGCCCTCACCAAAAACCCTGGTTCTGTAAACGCTTTGAGAGCCCTTCCTGTCGATCCTCGGTCGTCAACCCTTCTCCGTCCATCAGCCTGCTCTTTCGCTCTGTCTCCTctgggtcagaggtcacatctGGGTCAATGGGGTCACTTCTAGGCAACGTGACCTTCCACCCCCACAGGAGAGGGGTGTGGCAGATGAAAGATGTGACCCAGGTCATAAAGGAGGCGCGGGATAAGGGTCATCTCCTGGTGTCAGTGGAGTTGGACTTAGGGCAGCACCACCAAAGGAAATCAGAGGAAGTGCTGTCCGCCGGCAGCCTGCCCTACCTGTTAGTTTATGCCAATGACCAAGCCCTGGAGGAGCCCAACAGCGTGGCTGCAAGTCTTCAGAGATATGACCCTTCCAACGAGGGAGGAGAGCGCTCACATTCCTCTCAGCTGCCGCACAGGCCTAACTCCTCACCAGAGTCCAAAGGACGCGTGAGAAGGCAGGCGACTCTTCCCACTGACCCCATCCAGAACAATGTGCTACCTGAGGTTGACTACAGGCCCGATGGATACAGGAAAGAAGACCTCTGGGAGAGCACTTGGTACCTCAAACCCAAGCCTAAAtcaggaaggaaggaggagaagagaaagagccAGGATGAagaagtggagggaggaggagcacaTGACAGAGAAGAACCCCAGGttctcaaagaagaagaaagaacatCACATAATGGGCTCAAAGCTGATGACTCAACTGTGAAGATCGACAAAAACGGTCACACGCGGACTATCGGCGATGGACGAAAGCATGAGCGGAGAAATGAGGGAAAGGATGTAAAAAAGCACAGGGGGCGCTCTAATGCACAGTCGCCTGTCCTGAGTTTCGATGAACAGACAATGCGTAATGCCAGGAGGAGGCAGTGGGGCAACGGCCAGCACAGAGGCTGCTCCAGGAGGAACCTCAGAGTGGACTTTGCAGATATTGGCTGGAGCGAGTGGGTCATAGCTCCCAAGGCCTTTGAAGCCTACTACTGTGCTGGTACATGTGGATTTCCCATGCCCAAG GTGGCGAGGCCGTCCAACCACGCCACCATCCAAAGCATAGTCCGAGCCGTTGGCATCATCCCTGGGGTTCCTGAGCCCTGCTGCGTCCCAGAAAAGATGAATCCCCTGGCCGTGCTCTACCAGGACGAGTCCAGGAACCCGGTGCTCAAGGTTTATCCCAACATGTCCATCCAGTCCTGCTCCTGCAGAtag